The following proteins come from a genomic window of Leguminivora glycinivorella isolate SPB_JAAS2020 chromosome 6, LegGlyc_1.1, whole genome shotgun sequence:
- the LOC125227148 gene encoding C-type mannose receptor 2 yields MIKFTLIFVLFTGTLYVAGVPISSYSGYEYNAEVDAWLRLRMVPASWAAAGMNCYLEGGLLASPTTSAMASVMTAMMAEKHLTYSFTGINSIGSKNNFSSLDGPYYAASAFTSEYEYRPEVDAWLRLHIVPAIWSDAGMRCYLEGGTLASPNTKDMLQTMSVMMAKHKLTRVFTGINCIPSSGNYKSLEGVPVSSIPSGWIPGQPDNDNMDEDCVVLTRDGKLADMSCESLLPYFCRKENKCGPVKKGYQWEPRTGSCYKLHGSEKSWRKAQTACHSEGGHLAVINNQIESTVLKDIMNKKNEERHAFIGFMQYYDKVWATINGDTLSEAGFTTWNKGEPSSPELEKCGSIYRNGLLNDAPCDYRLPYLCEFTP; encoded by the exons ATGATTAAGTTTACCTTGATATTTGTTTTATTCACAg GGACTTTATATGTCGCCGGCGTCCCCATTTCTTCGTACTCTGGTTACGAGTACAACGCAGAGGTAGACGCGTGGCTGCGCCTGCGCATGGTACCAGCCAGCTGGGCAGCAGCAGGGATGAACTGTTACCTCGAAG GTGGACTCCTCGCATCTCCGACAACCAGCGCGATGGCCAGTGTGATGACAGCCATGATGGCGGAAAAACACCTGACTTACAGCTTTACAGGAATTAACTCTATAGGAAGCAAGAACAACTTTTCGTCACTCGAcg GACCGTACTACGCTGCTAGTGCGTTTACATCCGAGTACGAGTACAGGCCAGAAGTTGACGCATGGCTGCGTCTGCACATAGTACCCGCCATCTGGTCTGATGCTGGCATGCGCTGCTACCTCGAAG GCGGAACCCTGGCCTCTCCGAATACCAAGGACATGTTGCAAACGATGTCGGTCATGATGGCCAAGCACAAACTGACTCGCGTCTTTACCGGAATAAACTGCATCCCGTCTAGTGGAAACTACAAATCTCTTGAAG GAGTACCGGTCTCTTCTATCCCATCGGGTTGGATCCCCGGTCAGCCCGACAACGATAACATGGACGAGGACTGCGTGGTGCTGACGAGAGATGGCAAGTTAGCTGACATGAGCTGTGAGAGCTTGCTGCCATACTTCTGCCGCAAGGAGAACAAATGTGGCCCAGTGAAAAAGG GATATCAGTGGGAGCCTCGCACCGGTAGCTGCTATAAGCTTCACGGGTCTGAGAAGTCTTGGCGTAAGGCCCAGACCGCGTGCCACTCCGAAGGCGGCCATTTAGCCGTCATCAACAATCAGATCGAGTCCACTGTGCTTAAGGACATTATGAATAAGAAAAATGAAGAGAGGCATGCCTTTATTGGCTTCATGCAATATTATGACAAAGTGTGGGCTACAATAAACG GTGACACGCTCTCTGAGGCAGGTTTTACAACGTGGAACAAAGGCGAGCCAAGCAGCCCAGAACTAGAGAAGTGTGGCTCCATCTATCGGAACGGACTGCTCAACGATGCCCCCTGCGATTATAGATTACCTTATTTGTGCGAGTTTACCCCTTAA